TCTACTGACCGCATTCACGCCGGCAACTTCACCAGCTTTAATTTTATGACAAATAAAATGCTTTTTAACCTTTAATTTAATGGCagtattcctgtttttgtatCCGTCAGTTCACAGTTGTGAAGTCTTTGAATGCTGCTGCTAACGGACATTTTTTCATCACTTCTTGGTGTTCAGGTGACCTACAAAGCTCCAGAGCCGGTGGGGGAACACTTCTTTGCAGAGTCTTTTGACCGGGGGACGCTGGACGGGTGAGCACATTTATCAcacagctgggctgcagtcaaACTGTCGAATCGGGTTACTCCTGACGTCTTTCCCTGAAAACTTTCCttgtttggggggaaaaaagaaagatggcCGGGGAAACTCTGTGAGTTAGATTTAAAATGAACTAGATTTCAGGATTATTGCTCTTCAATTGTTATTGGTTGCATTAATATGATACTTGCAGAAAGAAGTTATTCTGTTTTGAGCAGTTTATTGAGCGCTTCATTGGTTATAATGTCCGAGTAAACAATATAATAAGTCAGATTAACTCAGAAGAGCCTCAATAAGGAGgactggacttcttcttcttcttggttcttGAGGACGTTTCACCTGAAGAAAGGATGAGAAGCGAAACATCTTCAGGAATAAAGAAGAAGTCGGGTTGTGAATTCAGCCTGAGAATAACCATCAAAATGTCAGATTAACACGTCAGAGGCTGGAAAAGGGAAACACTCATCCTCCTGTCCTCATATTTATGAATTGGTggattaaaaaataaaggaaTTGTGGGGCAGGATGAGCTCCTTTCTGTCATGAAGGAAGCGTTGGAGCTCCTTTCCTGAGTGTTTTGGAGAATTCAAACGGCTCTTatcctggctgctgctcacacACTTCCAGCTCATTTTAGATATGTATCaatccagctgaattcccaataaagctgctctcattcacatagttttctgttttctgtcagaaatttgggctgaaaatcagcccgTTAAGACTACATGTCAGCtcgcttaaagcatttccagactgtcgctctgctctaataaaatcctgattatttatttatttttataacctcagcctcatctgacaaaatcaccctTCAACTAGCTCAAAAATGgtgtctgtgcagtgaattcagctgtacttacatgtaccgtgatctcccacagaggaagTTAGAGGCAGCAGGATGTCTGGAAGGTTTTAATCACCGACTTCTGCTGCTGGGAACGTGTCCTGGGGAAAGTTAAATGGACCAAACCGGGTGTAACTGCAGCTCGAGTTCAGCTTCATACGTGAGACTCACCTGAGGACGGGAGGGATGTTTGATGATAATCACACTTCAGCAGAACTGCTGGATCCATCCGACTGTCGGATGAGACGCCGGCTTTATCGTCTGTaatcttttatttaaaaaaaataaataaatgatgtttAAAATAGCCAGAGCTGCCTCTGTGGTCAAAGAACTGAGcactaaaacaacatcaaagcggCTTCAGAATGGCCTTTAACTGGATAAATGCACCACAAATTCAATAAAACTCTCCTAAGTTAAATGGAGCTTCCTGCTTAAGCTGCTCTGTTCCGGCACAATCTGCCCCGACTGTCTCTGGTTTGGTCCTCATGTGGAGGACAGCTGTGATTGGCTCATGCAGGGAGCGCTTGGTTTGCGTTTGCTTTGCGTTGCATTGGCAACACTTTGAATATCCATCGATCGTAGGAAGTTGACATCGAGATTAAAATCCGATTGGTTGGTCTGAACTCTTGGATGTCGACATCTTGGCACGAACCTGCACTGATTATCGGATGAGGAAGGCTCGTTTTGAGATGTTTTTTCTCCAAGACGGCTTTAGAGTTTGAAGATGTTTGGTTTATTGATGCTAACTGAACCTCTTGTGTTGGTTTAGGTGGGTTCTGTCCAAGGCCAAGAAGGATGATGCTGATGAGGACATCGCCAAGTATGATGGTAGGTGTCTCAACCTAAAGCTATACAGATGCTGTGATTTTAGTCAAACTTTCTGGGTGCTGAACCTCGTTTATTTTATACTTCAGGGACATGTGCATATGACATATTTGCTGCTCTGGTGATGATCTTGCATTATTTATTGGactgaaataaataaacttaaGATTTTTggcttgatttaaaaaaaaaaaaaaaaaaaaaaaaaaaaaaaaaaaaaaaaaaaaaaaaatggaattaaatttgaataaaactaaaataattTGGAAACGGTAGATTAAATACTCGTGTAATGGCTCAAATAAATGGAGTTAATACTGAAAGGGTCGATGAAAACATGAAAGATGATAAACTCCGCTGGAAAACGCATTTTAAATATATTCAGAACTAACCAAAGCAGGGATTAGATCGTACATCACTCTGTTAAATTCACCTTTTATTCTATTTTCCTTGGTTGACAcaaactgaactgaacctgaTGATGGTGTTGTGAACAGGTAAATGGTCTGTGGAGGAGATGAGGGACAGTAAGCTCCCCGGTGATAAAGGTCTGGTCCTGAAGTCTCGAGCCAAACATCACGCCATCTCAGCCCAGCTGCTGCGACCTTTCACCTTTGACAACATGCCGCTCATCATCCAGTAAGAACCGCTCGACTTTAATCTTTCCGTTTGTGGGTTTCTCCACCAGATCGGTGGCTGTGATTGGTAGATAAACCGTTCGGCGTTGCCAGGTGGAAAGTGTTCTTACTAACAGCAGATGTTAAGACCAGGGGTCGAACCTGTGTGGGAATAAAAGAGTCTGAACATGATGGATTTTAAAaccacataagctgctgttctgatgttCGGTTCTTTGTGTGTTCAGGTACGAGGTGAACTTCCAGTCTGGCATCGACTGCGGCGGCGCCTACGTCAAGCTGCTGACTCAGACTCCTGACCTCGACCTGGTCAGTGCCTCTGGCTAACTTTCCATTTAGGTTTAAGTTTTCGTGCAAGTTGCAGCGGTTTGTTTAGTCAAAGCTGGTCAGAGAACAGTCGGACGACAGCTGTTAGTAAAAACCTTTCTTAGTCTTTTAGTTATTAAAACCACCCAGAAAAATACTTGAATTATTAATTTCACAAGTAAAAAAGGATCACAGTTTAATCCACAACTCAACTTAGTTTTAACTTGGTGTGTTTTTTGTCTTCTGTGTAATCAAATCCAgtcaattaaaataaataaagatggtCAACTTAAAATTCAGTTCAGATTTGACCTTTATCCTCACTGCAGCCTAATAACTCTGATTTTGATGTACTGAAAGTTACCTGTGGGGTACCACAGGGCTCCATGCTGGGCCCTAAACTGTTTATACTGAACATAAATCAACATAAAAAGGTGTTAAAGTTCACTTTGTTTGCTGGTTACACTAATTTAAATTGCTCTAATAAAAGTTTGGACCAGCTTCTGAGTAGCTAACCCTGCAGAAGAAAGATGTGACAGTTATAAATGGATCAGATTATTATGAACCAATATTCATTAAAGCCCTTTTAAAAGTGTTCCCAGGAGGAGGTTTGACCATGTCGGAAAGAGAGAAACGGCATCATTACAATAACTCTGATTCCGATGTACTGAAGGGTACCTGTGGGGTACCACAGGGCTCCATGCTGGGCCCTAAACTGTTTATACTGAACATAAATCAACATAAAAAGGTGTTAAAGTTCACTTTGTTTGCTGGTTACACTAATTTAAATTGCTCTAATAAAAGTTTGGACCAGCTTCTGAGTAGCTAACCCTGCAGAAGAAAGATGTGACAGTTATAAATGGATCAGATTATTATGAACCAATATTCATTAAAGCCCTTTTAAAAGTGTTCCCAGGAGGAGGTTTGACCATGTCGGAAAGAGAGAAACGGCATCGTTACAATAACTCTGATTCCGATGTACTGAAGGGTACCTGTGGGGTACCACAGGGCTCCATGCTGGGCCCTAAACTGTTTATACTGAACATAAATCAACATAAAAAGGTGTTAAAGTTCACTTTGTTTGCTGGTTACACTAATTTAAATTGCTCTAATAAAAGTTTGGACCAGCTTCTGCGTAGCTAACCCTGCAGAAGAAAGATGTGAGAGTCATAAATGGATCAGATTATTATGAACCAATATTCATTAAAGCCCTTTTAAAAGTGTTCCCAGGAGGAGGTTTGACCATGTCGGAAAGAGAGAAACGGCATCGTTACAGAGTTTAAGATCAGAAAAGAGTAAATAAGTTGGTACGATGATGACCACATATTAACAAATTCCAGTAAAGTAGTTGGATTGGAAAACAACTCGAGTGTGGACTGATTGGCTTAaatatttagtttgtttttgttttatagttaaaaaaaaaaagatacatttttCAGTCGGTTTCAGGAACTTTAAAGTGAATCGAACCAAACTGAGATTTCTCCGATTGTGAGGTGCGTCAGAATGATGACGGACTGAAAGTTAAAGATGGGGTTGGTTACAGTTTGTTAacccgtgtgtttgtgtgtgcgtgcaggACCAGTTTGTGGATAAAACTCCCTACACCATCATGTTTGGACCTGACAAATGTGGAGAAGATTACAAGCTGCACTTCATCTTCAGACACAAAAACCCCAAAACCGGAGAGTACGAAGAGAAGCACGCCAAGAAACCCGACGCCGACCTGCGGACGTACTACACCGACAAGAAGACCCACCTGTACACGCTGGGTatgacacacgcacacacgcatgcaTGGATAAGAAACTGAGGTTTGTAAAGGGAACTCACCTGAGTTTCCCCCCCCACACAGTGGTGAACTCCGACAACAGCTTCGAGGTGCTGGTGGATCAGACGGTGGTGAACAGCGGCAACCTGCTGACAGACATGACCCCGGCTGTGAaccccgccgctgagatcgaggaCCCCAACGACCAGAAGCCGGATGACTGGGACGAGAGGCCCAAGATCCAGGACCCTGACGCCGTCAAGCCCGAagactggtcagatttggcttTTTACGCCGTTTCATGTCTTCTTAACGCTTTTAGGCTCCAGATGTGTCGCCTTTGTGTACGGTTATTGTGGTAAATGGTAAAAAGACTGTACTTATAAACCATTATTACAACATTAACACACCGATGGACGTATCAGTGGGACGCTTCATGGTCCGGGGAAGTCGAACCAAAGTGCAAGCTGAGTGGAAAGTTACCCCAAGGTTCCTGATAGAAGAGAACTTAGTTTCCATGACCTTGTTAGAGAAAGTTCTCCAACTTTTACTAGACTCTAAGCACATATGAAAGATCTGTAGCTTAGAAACGTCTTTCAGAGATGTACAGATgcatgtcatctgcatagcagcaGATACAATGGGAACAATAAAGACCCCAAAACTGAACCTTGTGGCACACCGTAGGCAAGAGAAGTGGAGAAGGAGCAGACCCTGATACTCTAAAacttaaataaagacagattataAATCAGATTATTAAGCTCACATCTGGACTTCGGTGGTCTGGTGACGAGGTTATTGATCTGAGCTTCTCTTCGCAGGGATGAAGATGCTCCCGCTCAGGTTTCAGATGAAGATGCCGTGAAACCAGACGGCTGGCTGGACGACGAGCCCGAGTACATCGGAGACCCCGACGCCGTCAAACCCGATGACTGGTGAGTTACCGTGGCGACGCAGCCTGTGTTGCAGACCCACCGCTCGGCCGTTTCCTTCGCTAACTTCCTCTTTCTCCGTCAGGGATGAGGACATGGACGGCGAATGGGAGGCCCCTCAGGTCCCCAACCCCGCCTGCGAGACCGCCGCTGGCTGTGGCGCCTGGGAGCGACCAATGGTCGACAACCCCAACTACAAGGGCAAGTGGAAGCCCTCCATGATTGACAACCCCAACTATCAGGTACGTCTGCGCCTGTTTTTCACCCTCTGGGGCTCCCGGAAACGGTTCTGACCTCGGTACTCCTTGGGTTTCAGGGCATCTGGAAGCCGAGGAAGATCGCCAACCCGGCATATTTTGAGGACCTGGAGCCGCACAAGATGACACCATTCAACGCCGTGGGGCTCGAGCTCTGGTCCATGACGTCCGACATCTTCTTCGACAACTTCTTCATCAGCAACGACCGCAACACCGCCGAACGCTGGGCCACCGATGGCTGGGGGCTGAAGAAGGCAGCAGAGGGCGCCGCTGAGGTAGGGGGGCGCTTTTAGACCAAACCCTCAAGACTCGGTCTGTCATAACACCCGTGTTCCTGTGGACTTGGACTCCTTTTTCATCCAAGTATCACGCCTCcatttgcatatttatgtttaatttatatttatgtatatatatatatatatatatatatatattcttaaatcaagaaagaaaagaagattaAAACTGTGACTCAGTGATTTAATTTGCTGTGGTTTTGATTAGAGAAACATTtgaataaagataaaaacattCGTGAGGGAAACAATAATTCGTCACTTCTAAACGGTTTGATTGGATGTTGAGTGTTTGTGTCTACCTCGTGGGTGATGTAACCCCCCGGAGGAGGCAGAGACGGATGTTGTAAAGCGTCTCCTTAGCAACCATCAACAGGAACCACCCAGAATATTCCCAGAATATTCCCACCTGTGCTTTTCCCACATCGCCTCGGTTGTGGCAGAGATGAAAGTTATGAACCAAGGAGAAAATGAGTAGTTTCACCCCTTAAACTGCGTTTTAATGGAACAGTTCGACCCAACAGAGATCAAACTAAAACTTTGGCTGCTCACCAAAACACTCTTAAGACTCCAGATGATGATGGCGATCAATACTTATCAATAATTCTGATGATACGGTGTTAGTAGCTGTCTGTTCTGTCAGGTGATCAACATCTAAGCTGTTGTAAACTCGAGTTGTGTCGTATTAAAGTGGCTCGTGATCATTTTGATTGATTAGTTTTGTCACTCAGACTTGACAGGATTAATCAATTTGTAACCAATCAGTCCAGCTGACATTAAGTTTTACTCCCTGAATTCAGTGCTGTCATTTTGGAAAGCTGGTGGTGTTTattactgtttgtttgttgtttatcagtgtctgtgtttgttgtttttatgtttgtttgtagacgttttaaatgtttattactgtttgtttgttgtttaacactttctgtcttttgttttaaatgttgtttatcagtgtttgttgttgtttttatgattttgtctatcttgtttgttgtttttatgtgtgttttgtacatgttttgaaatgtttatcactgtttgtttcttttttcttgtgcttttttttctttgtcaatgtttgttttttctggaGTTTAttgtctgttgttgtttttttattgaagtttgtttgtttgtgttgttgcAGCCCGGTCTGGCTACTCAGATGCTGAATGCTGCAGAGGAGCGTCCGTGGCTTTGGGTCGTCTACGTCCTCACCGTGGCTCTACCGCTCGTCCTCATCGTTGTCTTCTGCTGCACGGGCAAGGTAACGGATGCAGAGACACACAAACGGGCTGCTCTGTCCTCATTTTCCTGCAGCAGATCTCAGTTTCTCTTCTGATTttgaaatgttattttatttaaaacgaGTGTCTTgtgtttcgttttttttttctctgaaactTTTACAAACGGTTGTTTACATGAAAGTCAGGGCTGCAGTTGAATCCTTTTATCATCgatttaaatcaaataaaacggTCGTTCATGATTTAAAAGAGTGGCTTTTAAATCATGGAGACTTTTACTGTGAAGTAAGAACCATTAAATTATGACGGCCTGTCCACAGAAGTCGTCGGAATCAGCTCAGGGTCAGTTGAGTCTCACCAGCTTACAGGAAGAGTTTAAAGAGGCCGGACGCCCAAAACGCCGCCCCGCCGCCTCGGTCACGGTGAATGCCGCCGTCGCTGTTAGAGTAGCTTCACGTCGTGTCTCTGTGGTGCTGTAGTGTAGCTCTGTCGTGTTACTGCTGTCGTCATCGTGATTTCAGACTGAGAATTGGCTGTTTTTATGGTGAGAAATTTTACTTTTAAGGTATTTTTGTAGcattctcttctcttttttttaaatttttttttagatcttgTTTAGATTTGTTTTGAGTTTAATTTTACCGATCCTCCAGTTCTGAGCTCATTGTCCTCGGGTGGAATTTCTCTGAGAGGCGTCGTCACCTTCCAGAGATGCGGAGGTCACATACCACGTCCACGCTCCTGTTGGCTCATTTTAAAGGGC
Above is a genomic segment from Odontesthes bonariensis isolate fOdoBon6 chromosome 13, fOdoBon6.hap1, whole genome shotgun sequence containing:
- the canx gene encoding calnexin — encoded protein: MHQRVVLFVLLAAGLLCLSLAPVSQAQEPDEDGLTDDVDVEDELDLGLDGAEAEDEELEGDEAPPAPKTPPIPKVTYKAPEPVGEHFFAESFDRGTLDGWVLSKAKKDDADEDIAKYDGKWSVEEMRDSKLPGDKGLVLKSRAKHHAISAQLLRPFTFDNMPLIIQYEVNFQSGIDCGGAYVKLLTQTPDLDLDQFVDKTPYTIMFGPDKCGEDYKLHFIFRHKNPKTGEYEEKHAKKPDADLRTYYTDKKTHLYTLVVNSDNSFEVLVDQTVVNSGNLLTDMTPAVNPAAEIEDPNDQKPDDWDERPKIQDPDAVKPEDWDEDAPAQVSDEDAVKPDGWLDDEPEYIGDPDAVKPDDWDEDMDGEWEAPQVPNPACETAAGCGAWERPMVDNPNYKGKWKPSMIDNPNYQGIWKPRKIANPAYFEDLEPHKMTPFNAVGLELWSMTSDIFFDNFFISNDRNTAERWATDGWGLKKAAEGAAEPGLATQMLNAAEERPWLWVVYVLTVALPLVLIVVFCCTGKKKTATPPAEYKKTDEPQPDVKEEEVEEEEEAAAEKKAEKKAEKSSPAPEKKSDGEEAPAEEEEEKEEEDEEEEEEEEEEEKEEKEDTSDEKLEDDALRRSPRNRRVRKD